AAGGGAATTGGAGAGAAACTGTAACTGTCTTGCACGGGGGGAATCTCTGTTCTCTTCGTTTCGCTTTTCACTTGACAGCAGTAATCGGGCTTCGATAGCCTAAAGATGCTATAGATGCATGCCACAGTTGATTAGCAAAGCCGTGTCGCCCATTCGCTAATGCAAAGATTACATCAAAGGTCCTTGATTCGCCTGCGCCTCAGATCTTTTGCGGCTGCGTCTTTTGGCTTTTACCTGCTCCTCAACGCCTTCCTCACCCACTGCCTCATCCAGCCCCACAATGCGCACTCACAAGGTCAGGTCAAGAGTAATCTCTCCTCGATCTGTATGTGGGTTCATAAAACCGTTTCGCCTCATGCGCCATCAACCGGATTGATTCTGTCTGTAGTTGCGGCGACTCTCTTCATCCCGATACCGCTCCTGCCGCGCTCTTCCCAATTCCAGATCATCAAACTTACTGGTCGATCCCCGCCCCTGTTTTCTCTCGCGTGACTCGCCTCAATCGACGTTTCTGACGCTTAGCGAACCTGCTTCCGGCGGGAATGTTATACGTTACGTCGTAAGTCACAATAATGGACGCCATTCCCCGCGAAGCTTGTCCCGGCACGTTTTAAGCCAGGAGCGGGAATCCAGCCGGAGAGATGCTGGGTTCCCCCGTATCAAGTACGGGGCAGGCTTGTCAAGCTCGGAATGACGAACCGTTTGGGACTTATGCCGTCATGCAGCGTCACACGTATTCAGTTTTTCTCTATCAGCGCGAGATTCGCGTTCGGGAGGAGGATCATGCACCGAGCGACCAGTTGGCGTAGTGTGTGTTCGTTGGTGTTGGGCATTGCCGTTGTGGTGGCGTTACCCACCGCCGGTTGGGCCCACGGCGTGGTGGGCAAGCGGTGGTTCCCCTCTACGATCGTTGTCGAGGACTCGTTCGTCTCTGACGAGGCCGCCATTACGGCTGGCCACCGCAGAGAGCCGGAGGCGCTCACAACTGATTTCGACGCAGAGATCTCAAAACGATTGAGCCCGGACTTGGCGATCACGCTCGGCGGCTCGTATCACATCATTAGGCCTCGTGGCGACGCTGTGGAAGAAGAGGGTGCCACCTCTGGCTTCGATAATCCGGAGTTCGGCCTGCGCTATCAGTTCATTCGGAATGCTCTTCATGAGGTGGCAGCCACCGCTGCTCTGCGTGTTTCGCCAGGCGGCGTCGGGCAGAGGCGAGTCGGCAGACTCTCTGGAACAACCGTCAGCCCGGCCCTTCAGATCGGCAAAGGGTTCGGCGATCTCCCGGACTGGGCCGACTGGTTTAAGCCCATTGCAGTCACTACGTCGGTCGGCTTCGACCTGCGCGCCAACCGCAATGAAAGGGAAGAAGACGCCCAGCATGCCTTCACCTGGGGAGTTGCCGTGATGTACAGCATCCCATATCTGCAGTCATTCGTAAGAGACGTGGGGATTCCCTGGCCGTTCAACCGCCTGTTCCCCGTCGTGGAGTTCAATGGGGAAACCCTGATCAGCGGGCCGGACAAAGGCAAGCACACCGCCTTTGCCAACCCCGGGCTAGTCTGGGCCGGGAAGTACTTCGAGCTTGCAGCCTCGGCTCAAATACCCCTCAACGATACAGTCGGACGCCATACGGGAGCCCTAGTGATGCTCCACGTCTTCCTCGACGATATCGCTCCTGACATTTTTACCTGGACACCGTTCCATGGCGTCTTGGGCCCTCAAACGCTGCCACGATAACCGGGTGCCGGGGCGCAGGAGCAGCCCTACTGCTCTCGCAGTAGGGCTGCTCCTGATGGCCACATCGGCCTGGGGCCATTCCTTCCCCGATCACGCAGAGCCGCGAGTCGGGTGGACGGTAAACAAGCCGCCCGCTCAGGTCAGGATCTGGTTCGACGTGCCCATTGAGCCGTTCTTCAGCACCATCAAGGTGGTCGATGCGAACGGGCAGCAGGTGGATAAACAGGACGGACGCGTGAATCCAACAGACCGTACGGTCCTGGAGGTGAGTCTCCCGTCTCTTCCACCCGGAAAATATCGGGTGTTCTGGAACGTGATCTCCATCGACACGCACCGTACCGAGGGCGACTATCCCTTCACCATCTCGTCGAGCCCATGACCAACCTGCAGACCCTCCTGCCGATCATCATCCGCTACCTGGAGTTTGTAAGCCTCACAATGTTGGTCGGTAGCTTCGCCTTTGTGTGCCTGATTCTTCCACCAGGCCTGTTATCACGTGAGGTGTACCAAAACCTTGAGCGACTGCTTCGCCGGGTTCAGGCAGGCTCGATCCTGATCGTGGCGCTCACGAGCGTTGCCGATCTGATCCTCAGAACCCTGACGATGAGCGGCGGGACCATGGCCACATTGGGCATCGCGCTTCCGATGGTCCTTCGGCACACCCATTTCGGGACGGTGTGGATCGCCAGGATCCTCCTGCTGGGGCTGCTGGGTGTGGCCTGGTGGCTCCGGCTGCAGGGGGCGGCCACGCCCTCCCGGTTTGCCTGGATCGCCGAGATCCCCCGCGTGGGGCTATCGAGCATGACGTGGTGGCTCCGTCTACTAGGGGCGACGGCCAGCCCGCAGTTCGCGTGGGGCTCCTTCTTTGGCGCCTGCTTCGTGGCCCTCACCACAACCCTCTCAGGCCACTCGGCTGCCTGGGGTGATGTGACAGTTCCGGTACTGGTCGACTGGTTCCACCTCATCGCTATCTCGATCTGGATGGGCGGGCTGTTCACCTTCGGGTTCGTGCTCAAGCGTTCCCTGGCAACGCCAGGCATGGAGGAGATGGTGCGCGCGCTCTCATCAATCGCCAGGCTTTTCTCCAGGATAGCAGCCGCCTGTGTGGCGGTCTTTTTGCTGACAGGGCTTTACAGCGCATGGTTGCAGGTGGGCTCCTTTTCGGCTCTCATCGACGCTGCATACGGCTGGACTCTCCTGATCAAGCTCGGGCTCGTGGGCGGCGCCTTGATGATCGCGGCGATCAACCGGTTCTACTTTCTCACCCGGTTGGCACCGCGCGTGACCACGCACGGCCAACCGGTCTTCAGGACGAGCCGGCGCGTAAGCGGTAGTTTAGAAGTAGCCAACGAGACTGGAGACGACCGGCGGATTCGATACCGGTTCTCTCGGTTTGTTCGATTGGAGTGGATCATAGTGATGGTCACGCTGGCCTGTTCTGCCCTACTCACCCAACTGATGCCGGCCCGCCATGTGCGTCACCTCGAACATCTCAAAGCCTCTGAGCATCATAGCGGCCAGCCGCCGGCGCACGACATGCCAATGGCAATGCCGCCATCAACGCACAGGTAGGCGGTGTCGACAGTAGACTGGCCTGGCCAGACACCGCAGTAGCCCTGAGAGCAGTTATAGGACCAGCGGAGCGTTTTTCCTGGACAGGGTGGAATAAGCTTGTTACACTTCGCCGCAGGCTGTACTGATCAGAGATCTTCCATCCAAAGCCAGTAAGATTGGCGAAAGCTGCAATACCAATGCGCGGGAACTGAGGTCAACCTATCACAAGGAGGAAGGCAAGATGAGGCGAAAATTTGCAGTAGCGGTCCTGGCCCTTGGGATAATCACCTTCGTCGGCACGGGCGTATTCTGGGCTGAAAGGAGCGCTCTGGCTCAGGTGAGGAGCCGCGAAACCTTTAAACAGGGGAGCCATCTGGCCCAGGCGATCGAGCATATTGAGGCGGCCATCAAGGAGCAAGGCAAACCGAAGTATGAAGCGAGCTTGGACGTACACCTTACAGAGGCCCGGCAGCATGCTGAAGCCTCGAAGCAGGAGAAGGCTAATCCTCATTTGGACGCGGCCCTCAAGGAACTGAACGCAGCAATTGTAGATGTCGAAGCGAAGCACGCCGATATGGCTGTTGAAGCCGCTAAAAGGGCGCTCGAGCACCTCAAAGCCGTGAAGTAAGAACGTCCCTTTACTCCATCACGAGAAAAGCGAATGGGCAGGAAGGTTGCCTTCCTGCCCATTGCCTTTAACACTTGAAAAATCTCCATGGTAGAGTTACCCCACTTCTGCGATATGGCTGTTTCAGGAGCGTTGAGAGAAGGATCAAGCGCGTCAAGAGGCACAGTGAGCAACCTATCACGAGGAGGAAGGCAAGATGAGGCGAAAGCTTGCAGCGGTGATGTTGTTTGTGGGTGCGTTAACCTTTGTCGGTAGTGGCGTCTCCTGGGCTGAAAAGTCCCATCTTGACGAGGCGCGCGATCATACCCAGGCGGCCGTCGAGCACGGTAAGGCTGGGCACGCTAATGTGGTGGTGGAGCATGCGACGGTAGCCTTGCAGCATGCCGAAGCAGCCCAGAAGGCAAAAGCCAACGATCATACGGCTGCAGCCATCAAGGGGTTGAAGGAGACCGTCGAGCACGGTAAGGCGGGACACGCCGATGTCGCCGGCAAGGCCGCTGCAGGAGCGCTCGAGCACCTCAAAGCCGTGAAGTAAGAACGTCCCTTTACTCCATCACGAGAAAAGCGAATGGGCAGGAAGGTTGCCTTCCTGCCCATCATCTTTTCACAGCATCCGTCATTGCGAAGAAGCGAAGCGACTGAAGCAATCTCTCAGTAGCAATACGATAAGATTGCCGCGCTCCCAACGATCGCTCGCAATGGCGCGCTCAAAGGAATAGCGTGTAGCGCTAGTCACTACAGGTTAGCGCCGGTGGCATCCGGATCATAATTCAGATTGGGCGCAAGCCATCGCTCTACCGTTTGCACGTCCATCCGCTTGCGCCTGGCATAGTCCAACACCTGGTCCCGTCCAACCTTTCCAACCGCAAAATAGGTTGCCTCCGGATGGGCAAAATAGAGCCCGCTCACCGAGCTGGCCGGAACCATCATGCAGTTTTCGGTGAGTCGAATGCCGGCGTTGCGCTCCGCCTGCAGCAGATCGAAGAGCGTGCGTTTCTCGGAGTGATCCGGACAGGCCGGATAGCCTGGAGCGGGGCGGATCCCGCGATATCGCTCTCGGATCAGATCCTCATTGGTAAGCTGTTCCCCGACGCCATACCCCCACTCGGCTCGAACCCGCCGGTGCAGACACTCCGCAAAGGCCTCCGCCAAGCGATCGGCTAACGCCTTGGCCAAGATAGAGGTGTAGTCGTCATGAGAGGCTTCATATCGCTTGCAGAAGGCATCGAGGCCATAGCCGGTCGTCACAGCAAACGCCCCGAGATAGTCCGGACGTCGCGTTGATTGAGGCGCGATAAAATCGGCCAGCGCCAGATTACTATGCCCTTCACCCTTATCCAGTTGCTGGCGGAGCATACAAAAGGTCGCCAACACCTCCGACCGCGAATCGTCCGTATAGAGTTCGATATCGTCGTTCACACTGTTGGCCGGGAAGAATCCATAGACCGCTCTGGCGATGAGCCGGCGCTCACTGACGATCTGCTCCAGCAGATGTTGACCGTCATCGAACAGCTCCTTGGCTTTGGGATCCTGCAAGATCTCAGGGTACCGACCTCGTATCTCCCACGCGTGAAAGAACGGGGTCCAATCAATATACGGTACGATCCGGTCGAGCGGAAACTCGTCCAGCACGCGAATGCCGGTGAAGGACGGAGTAGGGATGTCCGCCATATCCCAATCAAGCAAGAGCTTTCGATTACGCGCCTGGATAAGCATGAGCAGCGGTCTCGGATCACGGTCCTCATGCGCTTGCCTCACCCGCTCCTGATCCAGTCGATTACTTTCAATAAACATTGCTCGCTGTTCCTGACTTGAGAGATTCCCCACGACCCCCACAGCCCGGGAGGCATCCGCAACGTGGACCACCGGCTGGTCATAGAGCGGAGCGATTCTTACGGCCGTGTGGATTCGGCTGGTGGTCGCGCCGCCGATAAGGAGCGGGATCTGCAGCCCTTCCCGCTTCATCTCCCGCGCCACGTGCATCATTTCATTGAGCGATGGCGTAATCAGCCCGCTTAGACCGATCATATCTACCTGCTGTTCCCGGGCGGTCTTGAGGATGGTGTCGCACGGCGTCATGACCCCCAGGTCGATGATCTCATAGTCGTTACATCCGAGCACGACGCCGACAATATTCTTACCGATGTCGTGCACATCTCCCTTCACGGTCGCCAGAAGGACTTTCCGCTGCGTGCGCCTTCGGTCGGATGTCAGACGCTCGGCTTCAATAAAGGGGAGGAGATAGGCCACCCCCTTCTTCATGACACGCGCAGTCTTGACCACCTGCGGCAGGAACATCTTTCCGGAGCCGAACAGCTCGCCGACCAGGTTCATACCTGCCATGAGCGGACCCTCAATGACTTCAAGCGGTCTCTCGTATTGTTGGCGGGCTTCTTCGACATCCGATTCGATATAGTCGACGATCCCCTT
The DNA window shown above is from Candidatus Methylomirabilota bacterium and carries:
- a CDS encoding copper resistance protein CopC, whose translation is MATSAWGHSFPDHAEPRVGWTVNKPPAQVRIWFDVPIEPFFSTIKVVDANGQQVDKQDGRVNPTDRTVLEVSLPSLPPGKYRVFWNVISIDTHRTEGDYPFTISSSP
- a CDS encoding CopD family protein — its product is MTNLQTLLPIIIRYLEFVSLTMLVGSFAFVCLILPPGLLSREVYQNLERLLRRVQAGSILIVALTSVADLILRTLTMSGGTMATLGIALPMVLRHTHFGTVWIARILLLGLLGVAWWLRLQGAATPSRFAWIAEIPRVGLSSMTWWLRLLGATASPQFAWGSFFGACFVALTTTLSGHSAAWGDVTVPVLVDWFHLIAISIWMGGLFTFGFVLKRSLATPGMEEMVRALSSIARLFSRIAAACVAVFLLTGLYSAWLQVGSFSALIDAAYGWTLLIKLGLVGGALMIAAINRFYFLTRLAPRVTTHGQPVFRTSRRVSGSLEVANETGDDRRIRYRFSRFVRLEWIIVMVTLACSALLTQLMPARHVRHLEHLKASEHHSGQPPAHDMPMAMPPSTHR
- a CDS encoding metal-binding protein SmbP, whose amino-acid sequence is MLFVGALTFVGSGVSWAEKSHLDEARDHTQAAVEHGKAGHANVVVEHATVALQHAEAAQKAKANDHTAAAIKGLKETVEHGKAGHADVAGKAAAGALEHLKAVK